From the Synechococcus sp. KORDI-49 genome, the window GCTGGGGAGCCCTGACGGGCTGGAGCACGACCGTGCGCTGCTCTCGGCGGTGGCGGATGCCATGGCCGGCGATGACCGTCGTCCTGCGGCGGAGCTCCAGGTGGATGCCAACGGTGGCTGGACCCTGGACCAGGCCCGCCGCATGCTGCCGCTTCTGCAGGAGCGGAGCGTTGTGCTGCTGGAGCAGCCGCTTGCTCCTCATCTGGATCCGGAGCGCGATTCCGCCGGTTTCGCGGCTCTGCATCCCGAATGCCCGATGTCGCTCGTGGCGGATGAAAGCTGCTGGGGGCTCGAGGATCTGCTGCGTCTTGCCCCCCACGTGGATGGGGTCAACCTGAAGTTGCTCAAGAGCGGTGGCCTCAGTCAGGCCTGGTTGATGGCGCGGGTGGCGCAACAGCTCGGCCTTGATCTGATGGTGGGCTGCTACTCCGACAGCCGGCTGCTGAATGGTGCGGCTGCTCAGTTGCTGCCGTTGATCCGCTGGCCGGATCTCGATAGCCATCTCAATCTCATCGATGACCCGTTCGACGGGCTGCCGCTGGAGGGAGACCGTCTGATGCCGTCCCGGTATCCAGGGCTGGGCATCGAGCGACGGGAGGCCTCCTGATGCTTGCGGCGGAGGACAGGGTCGTGCTGCTGCAGCACGGTGGGCTGGACAGTCTCACCGGCAAGACGGGGCTGGCGATGCTGCGCCATCGCTTCGGCCCGATCGTGGCTGTGATCGATCCCGTTCATGCTGGGGGGTCCCTGGAGGGGATCACCGGGATCCGGCGGGATGTGCCGATCGTCGCCTCGCTCGAGGAGGCGCTGCCGTTCGTGCCCGAGGTGGCCGTGGTCGGCCTGGCTCCTTCCGGAGGGCGTCTTCCGGATCCGGTTCGCCGGGATGCCCTGGCGGCATTGCGATCCGGCCTGAGTCTGGCCAGTGGCCTGCACACGCGTCTCGGGCAGGACCCGGAGCTGTGCTCGGCGCGGCAGCCCGGGCGCTGGATCTGGGATCTGCGTTGTGAACCGGAGGATGTGCGGGTCGGGCAGGCGCGGGCGGCTGCTCTGTCCTGCCG encodes:
- a CDS encoding dipeptide epimerase, translated to MGWGLRRFSLTKAVPLAISRGTTSAVQRLELSISRDGITGRGETGGFETGHRGYSTDAVEIELQTLLPRLEGLDPSVPQGFDPLLADLTPPARCALDLALWDWRGRRLQAPVWQLWGLDGARSVATSVTLGLAAVEQVLQRLQRWRELMPVTRVKLKLGSPDGLEHDRALLSAVADAMAGDDRRPAAELQVDANGGWTLDQARRMLPLLQERSVVLLEQPLAPHLDPERDSAGFAALHPECPMSLVADESCWGLEDLLRLAPHVDGVNLKLLKSGGLSQAWLMARVAQQLGLDLMVGCYSDSRLLNGAAAQLLPLIRWPDLDSHLNLIDDPFDGLPLEGDRLMPSRYPGLGIERREAS